In Primulina eburnea isolate SZY01 chromosome 14, ASM2296580v1, whole genome shotgun sequence, the following proteins share a genomic window:
- the LOC140812245 gene encoding disease resistance protein RPP8-like isoform X2 has protein sequence MVDAAAATMALETLRDLLIEEVKFLSGVEGQVEDVGRDLRTMRDFLKDADKWPDRYDSAIVRGRVSELINLATSAEDVLEKYVVEVASKRGAKNLKKRLKRFTCILGECLALHEIGKETGVIMSRMAELTKDLESIRNTSSFECNDDQRLQRQTYGHEIEEHFVGMKNDIDRLVLHMKDIDDRSSQVISICGMGGLGKTTLARKIFQHKDILLCFEARAWVCITQKLQAKAILQEILRQLLPGENNEGQTIESMVTKLFNVQKEKKCLVVLDDIWEIDHWNILKKAFPIEESKSKILLTTRNQRVADAGFVHKLDLLTEDESWDLLQKIALPIHQSEAIGRELVGKCGCLPLAVSAIGGILRGQQNPGDWNKVLKNMDLHLKHGKGVDANDKRVEQVLSLSYNVLPHYLKLCFLYLGCFPEDEDIEVQDVYLIWMAEGMISSDDKGRNETLRDVAERYLNELASKYMVQVKMSTRGFKSCRLHDLMRDLCLSKGKEEKFFEDSQGKIRRLAIDLDDDDACSIAQFKNANLRSLLLLSKSSFDCHDITDIWKNLLSNALLRYLKVLVLDNCTFEDKKLPHAVRKLVMLKHLSIRRSIVVEVPEFVGKLPCLQSLDLRTRIDITLPSSIEKMGRLRHLFVNLEVTKTNDGGRLRLDGLTELETFIGFNSKVFDTNHLLKLTNLQCFGGCVTDIESLSVVVDHIINLKDQLRDTSLEIYVMDLTSEQGSLIIDTLMHCPLNHLKIYGRLRRLPTLDPQLLQNLVSLSLYGCEIGEDPMEALQHLPTLQNLRLSEDAFVGKEMVCKSKGFPRLKDLTFSQLTNLVEWRVEEEAMPNLSDLYISHCPKLEMIPKGIISMASITDLTIFGMPSNFMERLRRGGEDYPKINHIPFIHLI, from the exons ATGGTTGATGCTGCTGCTGCAACAATGGCTTTGGAAACACTGCGTGATCTATTGATCGAAGAGGTGAAGTTCTTATCAGGCGTCGAAGGTCAGGTTGAGGATGTCGGAAGGGATCTTCGAACGATGCGCGATTTCTTGAAGGATGCCGACAAGTGGCCGGACAGATACGACTCTGCCATCGTGCGTGGTCGGGTTTCAGAACTTATAAATCTGGCAACAAGCGCTGAGGATGTTCTTGAAAAATATGTTGTTGAAGTTGCATCAAAAAGAGGAGCCAAGAACTTGAAAAAAAGGCTCAAAAGATTCACTTGCATATTGGGCGAGTGTTTGGCTCTTCACGAGATAGGGAAGGAGACCGGAGTTATTATGTCTCGCATGGCTGAACTCACCAAAGACCTAGAGTCTATACGTAATACGTCAAGTTTCGAATGCAATGACGATCAACGATTGCAAAGGCAGACATACGGTCATGAGATTGAAGAGCACTTCGTTGGGATGAAGAATGACATAGATCGTCTTGTGTTGCATATGAAAGATATTGATGATAGATCATCTCAAGTGATTTCTATATGTGGGATGGGTGGTTTGGGGAAGACCACTCTTGCCAGGAAAATTTTCCAACACAAGGATATACTATTGTGTTTTGAAGCTCGTGCTTGGGTTTGCATCACGCAGAAACTTCAAGCAAAAGCTATTCTGCAGGAAATATTGAGGCAACTTCTTCCGGGAGAAAACAACGAAGGACAGACAATCGAATCTATGGTGACAAAACTATTCAATGTACAGAAAGAGAAAAAGTGTCTGGTGGTTCTTGACGATATATGGGAAATTGATCATTGGAATATCTTAAAGAAAGCATTTCCGATTGAAGAATCGAAATCCAAAATTTTGCTCACCACTCGAAACCAAAGGGTTGCTGACGCAGGATTTGTCCACAAACTAGATTTATTGACGGAGGATGAAAGTTGGGATCTGCTCCAAAAGATAGCTCTTCCCATCCATCAATCTGAAG CTATCGGAAGGGAATTGGTAGGCAAATGTGGGTGTCTACCCCTAGCAGTATCCGCTATTGGTGGAATTTTGCGAGGACAACAAAATCCAGGGGACTGGAATAAGGTCCTCAAGAATATGGATTTGCACCTGAAGCACGGGAAAGGTGTTGATGCCAATGATAAAAGGGTAGAACAGGTGCTAAGCTTGAGTTACAACGTATTGCCTCACTACCTAAAATTATGTTTCCTGTATTTAGGATGTTTTCCAGAGGACGAGGATATTGAGGTGCAAGATGTATATTTGATATGGATGGCAGAAGGAATGATTTCATCAGACGATAAAGGGCGAAACGAAACTCTTAGGGATGTTGCTGAACGTTATTTAAATGAGCTAGCAAGCAAATACATGGTTCAGGTGAAAATGAGTACTCGGGGATTTAAATCATGCCGCCTTCATGATTTGATGAGAGATCTATGTTTGTCAAAGGGAAAAGAAGAGAAGTTTTTTGAGGATTCTCAAGGAAAAATTCGAAGATTGGCAATCGATTTGGACGATGACGACGCGTGTAGTATTGCACAGTTTAAAAATGCGAATTTACGATCTCTTCTATTGCTATCCAAATCGAGCTTTGATTGTCATGATATTACTGACATTTGGAAAAATCTACTCAGCAACGCATTGCTCAGATATCTTAAAGTCTTGGTATTGGACAACTGCACATTTGAGGATAAAAAGTTACCTCATGCCGTAAGGAAACTAGTGATGCTCAAGCATCTGAGTATAAGACGTAGCATAGTCGTGGAGGTGCCAGAATTTGTGGGCAAACTTCCATGTTTACAATCATTGGATCTACGAACGCGGATAGATATTACGTTACCGAGTTCGATTGAAAAGATGGGACGATTGAGGCATCTCTTTGTGAATCTGGAAGTAACAAAGACGAATGATGGTGGGAGACTGAGACTCGATGGCTTAACGGAATTGGAGACATTTATTGGGTTCAATAGTAAGGTCTTTGATACTAACCATCTCCTCAAATTAACCAATCTCCAATGTTTTGGTGGGTGTGTTACTGATATAGAAAGCTTATCCGTGGTTGTTGATCACATCATTAACCTCAAAGATCAGCTTAGGGACACAAGTTTAGAAATTTATGTGATGGATTTGACTTCCGAACAAGGTTCACTCATCATTGATACGTTAATGCATTGCCCACTCAATCATTTGAAAATTTATGGGCGATTGAGGAGATTGCCTACTTTGGACCCTCAGTTACTCCAGAATCTTGTTTCTTTATCTCTTTATGGTTGTGAAATTGGGGAAGATCCGATGGAAGCACTACAACATCTTCCCACGCTACAAAATCTTCGCTTAAGCGAAGACGCATTTGTTGGCAAGGAAATGGTCTGTAAGAGTAAAGGATTTCCTCGGCTCAAGGATCTTACATTTTCTCAATTGACAAATTTAGTGGAATGGAGAGTGGAAGAAGAGGCAATGCCAAATCTTTCGGATCTCTACATCAGTCATTGTCCAAAACTGGAGATGATTCCAAAAGGAATAATTTCCATGGCTTCCATCACAGACCTGACCATATTTGGCATGCCCTCTAATTTCATGGAGCGGTTGAGAAGAGGTGGAGAAGATTATCCCAAAATCAATCATATACCATTCATTCATTTGATTTGA
- the LOC140812245 gene encoding disease resistance protein RPP8-like isoform X1: MVDAAAATMALETLRDLLIEEVKFLSGVEGQVEDVGRDLRTMRDFLKDADKWPDRYDSAIVRGRVSELINLATSAEDVLEKYVVEVASKRGAKNLKKRLKRFTCILGECLALHEIGKETGVIMSRMAELTKDLESIRNTSSFECNDDQRLQRQTYGHEIEEHFVGMKNDIDRLVLHMKDIDDRSSQVISICGMGGLGKTTLARKIFQHKDILLCFEARAWVCITQKLQAKAILQEILRQLLPGENNEGQTIESMVTKLFNVQKEKKCLVVLDDIWEIDHWNILKKAFPIEESKSKILLTTRNQRVADAGFVHKLDLLTEDESWDLLQKIALPIHQSEANSKQFEAIGRELVGKCGCLPLAVSAIGGILRGQQNPGDWNKVLKNMDLHLKHGKGVDANDKRVEQVLSLSYNVLPHYLKLCFLYLGCFPEDEDIEVQDVYLIWMAEGMISSDDKGRNETLRDVAERYLNELASKYMVQVKMSTRGFKSCRLHDLMRDLCLSKGKEEKFFEDSQGKIRRLAIDLDDDDACSIAQFKNANLRSLLLLSKSSFDCHDITDIWKNLLSNALLRYLKVLVLDNCTFEDKKLPHAVRKLVMLKHLSIRRSIVVEVPEFVGKLPCLQSLDLRTRIDITLPSSIEKMGRLRHLFVNLEVTKTNDGGRLRLDGLTELETFIGFNSKVFDTNHLLKLTNLQCFGGCVTDIESLSVVVDHIINLKDQLRDTSLEIYVMDLTSEQGSLIIDTLMHCPLNHLKIYGRLRRLPTLDPQLLQNLVSLSLYGCEIGEDPMEALQHLPTLQNLRLSEDAFVGKEMVCKSKGFPRLKDLTFSQLTNLVEWRVEEEAMPNLSDLYISHCPKLEMIPKGIISMASITDLTIFGMPSNFMERLRRGGEDYPKINHIPFIHLI; this comes from the exons ATGGTTGATGCTGCTGCTGCAACAATGGCTTTGGAAACACTGCGTGATCTATTGATCGAAGAGGTGAAGTTCTTATCAGGCGTCGAAGGTCAGGTTGAGGATGTCGGAAGGGATCTTCGAACGATGCGCGATTTCTTGAAGGATGCCGACAAGTGGCCGGACAGATACGACTCTGCCATCGTGCGTGGTCGGGTTTCAGAACTTATAAATCTGGCAACAAGCGCTGAGGATGTTCTTGAAAAATATGTTGTTGAAGTTGCATCAAAAAGAGGAGCCAAGAACTTGAAAAAAAGGCTCAAAAGATTCACTTGCATATTGGGCGAGTGTTTGGCTCTTCACGAGATAGGGAAGGAGACCGGAGTTATTATGTCTCGCATGGCTGAACTCACCAAAGACCTAGAGTCTATACGTAATACGTCAAGTTTCGAATGCAATGACGATCAACGATTGCAAAGGCAGACATACGGTCATGAGATTGAAGAGCACTTCGTTGGGATGAAGAATGACATAGATCGTCTTGTGTTGCATATGAAAGATATTGATGATAGATCATCTCAAGTGATTTCTATATGTGGGATGGGTGGTTTGGGGAAGACCACTCTTGCCAGGAAAATTTTCCAACACAAGGATATACTATTGTGTTTTGAAGCTCGTGCTTGGGTTTGCATCACGCAGAAACTTCAAGCAAAAGCTATTCTGCAGGAAATATTGAGGCAACTTCTTCCGGGAGAAAACAACGAAGGACAGACAATCGAATCTATGGTGACAAAACTATTCAATGTACAGAAAGAGAAAAAGTGTCTGGTGGTTCTTGACGATATATGGGAAATTGATCATTGGAATATCTTAAAGAAAGCATTTCCGATTGAAGAATCGAAATCCAAAATTTTGCTCACCACTCGAAACCAAAGGGTTGCTGACGCAGGATTTGTCCACAAACTAGATTTATTGACGGAGGATGAAAGTTGGGATCTGCTCCAAAAGATAGCTCTTCCCATCCATCAATCTGAAG CCAACTCGAAACAGTTTGAAGCTATCGGAAGGGAATTGGTAGGCAAATGTGGGTGTCTACCCCTAGCAGTATCCGCTATTGGTGGAATTTTGCGAGGACAACAAAATCCAGGGGACTGGAATAAGGTCCTCAAGAATATGGATTTGCACCTGAAGCACGGGAAAGGTGTTGATGCCAATGATAAAAGGGTAGAACAGGTGCTAAGCTTGAGTTACAACGTATTGCCTCACTACCTAAAATTATGTTTCCTGTATTTAGGATGTTTTCCAGAGGACGAGGATATTGAGGTGCAAGATGTATATTTGATATGGATGGCAGAAGGAATGATTTCATCAGACGATAAAGGGCGAAACGAAACTCTTAGGGATGTTGCTGAACGTTATTTAAATGAGCTAGCAAGCAAATACATGGTTCAGGTGAAAATGAGTACTCGGGGATTTAAATCATGCCGCCTTCATGATTTGATGAGAGATCTATGTTTGTCAAAGGGAAAAGAAGAGAAGTTTTTTGAGGATTCTCAAGGAAAAATTCGAAGATTGGCAATCGATTTGGACGATGACGACGCGTGTAGTATTGCACAGTTTAAAAATGCGAATTTACGATCTCTTCTATTGCTATCCAAATCGAGCTTTGATTGTCATGATATTACTGACATTTGGAAAAATCTACTCAGCAACGCATTGCTCAGATATCTTAAAGTCTTGGTATTGGACAACTGCACATTTGAGGATAAAAAGTTACCTCATGCCGTAAGGAAACTAGTGATGCTCAAGCATCTGAGTATAAGACGTAGCATAGTCGTGGAGGTGCCAGAATTTGTGGGCAAACTTCCATGTTTACAATCATTGGATCTACGAACGCGGATAGATATTACGTTACCGAGTTCGATTGAAAAGATGGGACGATTGAGGCATCTCTTTGTGAATCTGGAAGTAACAAAGACGAATGATGGTGGGAGACTGAGACTCGATGGCTTAACGGAATTGGAGACATTTATTGGGTTCAATAGTAAGGTCTTTGATACTAACCATCTCCTCAAATTAACCAATCTCCAATGTTTTGGTGGGTGTGTTACTGATATAGAAAGCTTATCCGTGGTTGTTGATCACATCATTAACCTCAAAGATCAGCTTAGGGACACAAGTTTAGAAATTTATGTGATGGATTTGACTTCCGAACAAGGTTCACTCATCATTGATACGTTAATGCATTGCCCACTCAATCATTTGAAAATTTATGGGCGATTGAGGAGATTGCCTACTTTGGACCCTCAGTTACTCCAGAATCTTGTTTCTTTATCTCTTTATGGTTGTGAAATTGGGGAAGATCCGATGGAAGCACTACAACATCTTCCCACGCTACAAAATCTTCGCTTAAGCGAAGACGCATTTGTTGGCAAGGAAATGGTCTGTAAGAGTAAAGGATTTCCTCGGCTCAAGGATCTTACATTTTCTCAATTGACAAATTTAGTGGAATGGAGAGTGGAAGAAGAGGCAATGCCAAATCTTTCGGATCTCTACATCAGTCATTGTCCAAAACTGGAGATGATTCCAAAAGGAATAATTTCCATGGCTTCCATCACAGACCTGACCATATTTGGCATGCCCTCTAATTTCATGGAGCGGTTGAGAAGAGGTGGAGAAGATTATCCCAAAATCAATCATATACCATTCATTCATTTGATTTGA